The stretch of DNA CGGGCCGGCGGTCGTGAACATCACGACCGAACAGGTCGCCCGGCGTCGGCGTTCGACCCCCTTTCGCGGCGACCCGTTCTTCGAGCGCTTCTTTCGCGACTTCTCCGAGCCGCGTCTGCGCCAACGCGCCCAGAGCCTCGGCTCCGGTGTGGTCATCGACGATGCGCGGCATGTGCTGACGAACGAACACGTGGTGGCCCGGGCGGACGTCATTCGTGTCACCCTGGCTGACGGACGCGAGTTCGAGGCGGAACTGGTCGGTGCGGACCCGAACAACGATCTTGCTGTGCTTCGACTCCTGACGGAGGAAGACATCCCCTGGGTGGCCCCGGGGAGCTCCGGGGATTTGATGGTAGGCGAGCCGGTGATTGCCATCGGAAATCCGTTCGGGTTGTCGAATACGGTGACGACCGGTGTCGTCTCTGCACTGAACCGTTCGCTTCGCGCGGACGACCGCACCTACCATGGCTTTCTTCAAACAGACGCTTCGATCAATCCTGGCAACTCCGGCGGGCCACTCTTGAATGCGAATGGCCAGCTGGTCGGCGTCAACACCGCGATCTACGGTGGCGGCGCCCAGGGCATCGGTTTCGCGATCCCCATCGATGTGGCCAAACGCATCGTGGCCGAGCTGATCACCAAGGGCGAGGTCACACCCGTCTGGCTGGGGCTCGATCTCCAGGACCTGGATCCGCGCCTCTCGGAACTCCTCGCCTTGCCCGAACGCACCCGCGGCGCCGTCGTGAGCCGGGTGCGCAAGGGCGGCCCGAGTGCCGGAAGCGGCCTCGCACGCAGCGATGTGATCACCCATTTCGACGAATCCGCCGTGGGCTCCGCGCGTGAGCTCTACGACATCCTGGGCCGCAGCACGCCGGGCCAGAACCACCGGCTGACGATTCAGCGTGGCGGCAAGAGGCATGAATTCAGCTCGCGGGCCGAGGAGGTTTCGGCGGAGACCATCGGAAACCTCAGCGTGGAGTTGTTGGGCCTCGGTCTCTCGCCCGATGAGGGCCACTACAGGGTGGATTCCGTCCGAGAGGGCAGCGGTGCGGCCAGGATCGGCTTCGAGCCCGGCGACCGGATCCTCGCGATCGGCGGGCGCGTGCTCGAAGACGAGAGCGCCCTCAGAAGGGCGGTGATCGATATGCGCGGCCAGGCCCAGACACAGGTCGTGGTTACACGCGGGCAACGCCGATACCATTTGAACGTTCCGCTTTCCTGAGCGGCCGTGGGGGTCGCCCGGCGGGGGCAAAAGCCGGATGCCCAGCATGGGCAGAAGCCGGATGGCTTGGAACCCTCGGGCCCCGAGCGGCGTCATACTGGACCCAAGTTTCGAGCGGAAAGCCGGGAAGAGCCCGGAAGACCGCGCGAGGAGAATCAGCGACCCATGCGAATGTCTCGGACTCTGCGTTGGATCTTGTTCGGAGGGGCGGCCATCGCGTTGCTGCTCGCCTCCGGCGCGGTCCAGATCGACATCAACGTGCGGGACAACGTGGCCCGGGCCGTGGAGGCGTTCGACCCGACCGAGAACGGGCCGGCCCTCGCCACCCCGGCGCTCTGGAAGGAAGGCTCAGGCGACGTGGCCGTGGCGCCTCCGATCGGAGCCCCGCCGAGCTTCGCGGACCTGGCGGAGCGGGTCTCGCCCGCCATCGTCAACATCCAGACGAAGAAGACGGTCGGCGCCACGGGCCGAGGGCCGCGGGGCGGCCTCGAAGAGTTCTTCGGAATGCAGCCCCTCTTCCGCGGCCCGCGCCAGGTGCCGAGCCTCGGCACCGGATTCGTGATCCGAACCGACGGCTACATCGTCACCAACAACCACGTCGTTGCCGACGTCGATGAGATCAGTGTCCATTTCAGCGACGATACGGTTCTCGAAGCGAAGGTGGTCGGCCGGGATCCGAAGACCGATCTCGCCCTCATCAAGGTCGAGTCCGAGGTCGAACTCAGTGCCCTCGCCTTCGGAGATTCGGACGCCATGCGTCCCGGCGATTGGGTCGTGGCCGTCGGAAACCCCTTCGGGCTCGAGCACACCGTCACCGCCGGCATCATTTCCGCGAAGCATCGCCAGATCAATCGGGATGAGTCGCGACGCTTCGATGACTTCCTCCAGACCGATGCAGCGATCAACCCGGGCAACTCGGGCGGGCCGCTGCTGAACCTGAAGGGCGAGGTCGTCGGTATCAATACGGCCATCAACCCGCGGGCGAACACGATCGGCTTTGCGGTGCCGATCAACCTGGCAAAGACGATCCTGCCCCAGCTCGAAAACAAGGGACGCGTCGCGCGTGGCTACCTGGGTGTCGGCATCCAGCCCATCGACGCGGACAAGAAGGAACTTCTCGACCTCGAGAACCTCGAAGGCGCGTTGGTCGCGAGCGTCGAGCCGGGTAGCCCGGCGGAGCGAGCCGGGATCCAACGCTACGACGTGATCGTGGAGTTCAACGGCTCGGCCGTCACCGAGATGCCGGAGCTGCCGAAGCTGGTCGCCTCCACCCCGGTCGGAAGTGCTGCCGAGGTGGTGGTCGTCCGTGAGGGCAAGCGCAAGAAGCTGGATGTGACCCTCGCCGAACTCGATCCGGACGAAATCGCGGATGCGGGGCCCGGTGAAGACGAGGAGACCGGCACCTACGGTCTCGCCGTACAACGCCTGACCCCGGAGATCGCAGAGCAGCTCGGTCTGGAAGAGGCCGAGGCCGGTGTGGTCGTGAGTTCGGTCGAACCTACGAGCCCGGCCGAAGAAGCCGGCTTGCGCCGCGGTGACCTGATCGTGGAGGTGAACCGCCACCCGGTCGGTGGCGTGGCCGAATTCCGCAAGCACATTGGCGAAAAGAAGGCGGGCGCCATCCTGGTGGTACGCCGTGGCGGCTCGGAGCAGCTCGTCGCGCTGAAGCCGACTGGATAGGGCCTCCGCAGGGCCGAACTTGCCAGCAGGGGCGTCGTGCATAGGCTTCGTTCATGCGTCTTGACAAGCTCACCCTGAAGAGCCAGGAAGCCCTCTCCGAAGCCCAGAGCCAGGCGACTGCCCGTGGGCATAGCCAGATCGCCTCTGCACATTTGCTGCGGGAGCTGCTCAGCCAGCCCGAGGGCAGCACGATCCCGATCCTCCAGAAGATCGGGGTTTCCCTCGATGCGCTGCAGGGCGAGGTCGAGCGCCTGCTCGAGGCGATGCCCAAGGTCCATGGCGGGAGCCAGCCGACGATGTCGCCTGGCCTTCAGCGCATCCTCGACCGTGCGTTCGAGGAAGCGACGGCGCGCAAGGACGAGTATGTCTCCACCGAGCACCTGTTGCTCGCCATCGTCCACGACACACAGGACGATTGCGGGCGGCTGTTGCGCGAGAGCGGCGCTTCTCGCGAAGCCGTGGAGCAGGCGCTCGAGAGCGTCCGCGGAAGCGCGCCGGTCACGGATCAGGACCCGGAATCGAAGTACCAGGCGCTCGCGAAATTCGGACGGGATCTCACGGAGATCTCCCGCACCGGGAAGCTCGATCCGGTGATCGGGCGCGACGAGGAAATCCGTCGTGTCATCCAGGTGCTATCGCGTCGCACGAAGAACAATCCGGTCCTGATTGGCGAACCCGGCGTCGGCAAGACGGCGATCGTCGAAGGCCTCGCCCAACGCATCGTGGCCGGGGACGTGCCCGAAACCCTGAATGATCGGCGTGTGGTTTCGCTGGATATCGGCGCACTGATCGCCGGCTCCAAATACCGCGGAGAATTCGAGGATCGGCTCAAGGCCGTGCTGCGCGAAGTCGCGGAATCCGATGGCCAGATCATCCTCTTCATCGACGAGCTGCATACCATCGTTGGCGCCGGTGCAGCGGAGGGCGCGGCAGATGCCGCCAACATGTTGAAGCCCGCCCTCGCACGTGGTGATCTGCGCTGCGTCGGCGCCACGACCCTCGACGAATACCGCAAGCATGTCGAAAAGGACGCGGCGCTGGAACGGCGCTTCCAGCCCGTGGTGGTCGGCGAACCCAGCGTGGAGGACACCGTCTCCATTCTGCGCGGCCTGAAGGAGCGCTACGAGGTGCACCACGGTGTGCGCATCCACGATGCCGCGCTCGTCGCCGCCGCAAGCCTTTCCCACCGTTACATCTCCGATCGCTTCCTGCCGGACAAGGCCATCGACCTGATGGACGAGGCGGCCAGTCGCGTGCGGGTGCAGATCGATTCGATGCCCGAGGAGCTCGACCAGCTGGAGCGCAAGCGCACCCAGCTGGAGATCGAGCGCGAGGCACTCAAGAAGGAATCCGACAAGGTCAGCACCGAGCGCCTCGAGAAGATCGGCGGAGAGATCGCCGAGCTCCAGGACGAGGCCGGCACACTGAAGACCCGCTGGGACAACGAGAAGGGCGCGATCTCCCGAGTGCGCGAGCTGAAGGAGGAGCGCGAGACGCTCACCGCCGAGCTCCAGCGCGCTCAGCGAGGAGGCGACCTCGAGCGAGCGGCGGAGATCCAGTACGGATTGCTGCTGCAGCTCGACCAGGACGTGGAGGCGGAGCAAGCCCGCCTCGACGATCTCCAGAAAGAGGGCTCCGTGCTCTCCGAGGAAGTCACCGCCGAAGAGATCGCCGAGATCGTCTCGAAGTGGACGGGCATTCCCGTCTCCAAGATGATGGAAGGCGAGCAGGACAAGCTGCTCCGTATGGAAGACGGCCTGCGCAACCGGGTGGTCGGCCAGGACGAGGCACTCGAAGTCGTCTCGAACGCCGTGCGCCGGGCCCGCGCAGGCCTGCAGGATCCGAACCGGCCGATCGGCTCGTTCATCTTCCTCGGCCCCACCGGTGTGGGCAAGACCGAGACCGCGCGAGCCCTGGCCGAGTTCCTCTTCGATGACGAGCAGGCCATGATCCGCATCGACATGAGCGAGTTCATGGAGAAGCACTCGGTCTCACGGCTGATCGGCGCGCCTCCGGGCTACGTCGGCTACGACGAGGGCGGCTACCTCACCGAAGCCGTTCGCCGTCGCCCGTACAGCGTGGTGCTCTTCGACGAAATCGAGAAGGCCCATCCGGACGTGTTCAACGCGCTCCTCCAGATCCTGGACGATGGGCGCCTGACCGACGGCCAGGGACGGACCGTCGATTTCCGGAACACCGTCCTGATCCTCACCTCGAACCTCGGCAGCCAGTTCCTGGTCGAGATGGACGAGAGCCAGCGCGATCAGATGGAAACCCAGGTGATGGAGGCGCTTCGCGCCCACTTCAAGCCCGAATTCCTGAACCGGGTCGATGACGTGATCCTCTTCCACCAGCTGCAGCGGGAGCACATCGACCGGATCGTCGACATCCAGCTCGAACGGGTGCGCGCGTTGCTCGCGGATCGCCACATCGAGCTGACCCTCACCGATGAAGCCAAGACCCTGTTGGCCGACAAGGGCTACGACCCCCACTACGGTGCCCGTCCGCTGAAGCGCGTCCTCCAGCGCATGATCCAGGATCCCCTGGCCATGAAGATCCTGGAAGGCGAATTCCCCGAAGGCACCAAGATCGAAGCCGACGCCCGCCTCTCGGGCGACGCCCTCGAGTTCCGCCAGCAATAAGTCAACGGGCGGGGACGGGGTTTACAATTGACTTGTGCTGGTAGAGGTTGCCGTCGCTGAAGCCGAGGCGGCGGTACCAGGGGCGTGTGCCTACCGCGGAGATGACGGCGAGGGAGGGATAGCCGGATTCGGCGGCGAGCTGAGCGGCTCGTTCGACCAGCTTGCGACCCAGGCCGGCGTGTTGGGCAACGCCTTCGGAACGCTCGCCTAGCGCGCGAGCATTGCCGTAGATGTGAACCTCGCGAAGCAGGGCTCGATCGCGAAGTTCGGGTTGCGGCGCTTCGACGCGTGGAAGCGTCAGCCGGGCGAAGCCCGCGATGCGACCCTCGGCCGTGGCCAACTCCAGGAAGACCTCTTCGCCGAGGCCGCTCCTGTAGGTCCGGGTGACGAGTTCCAGACGAGCCGGGTCGATCGTTCCGCCACGCACCTCCCGGCTGCGGATCTCCGCGAGCTGGCCGCCCTGCTCTTTCACGTGGGCTTCCACGATCTCGCGCAGATTCGTCTTGCGATTGCCCACCACGATATCGGGCGAGGGGATGTCTCGGATCACCCGACTCACTCGACACCACGCAGGAACGGCGGGCAGACATCGGGCCAGCAGGCCGACCAGCTCTTCGTGGGAGTAGGGCCGCCAACCGCCACGGGCGTAGACGTCCATCAGCTCGGCCGTTTCGAGCAGGCTGCAGGGATAGATCTTGAGTTCGTCGGGGCAGAGCGCGGGATCCTCGAAGAGGCGGGCGAAGTCTTCTTGGTCGCGTTCGGGCGAGGAACCGTAGAGGTTCGCCATCCAGTGGGCGTGCAGCTTGAAACCGACCCCGCGCAGGCGCGTCATGGCGCGGCGGGAGGCGTCGACATCATGGCCTCGGCGGTTCGCCGTCAGGATCGAATCATCGAGGCTCTGCAAGCCGAGCTGTACCTTCGTCGCGCCGAGGCGCCTGAGCCGAAGGACCTCGGCATCGGTCACGTGATCGGGCCGGGTCTCCAGGGAAAGGCCAACGCAGCGGGAGCCGGCCGACTCGTTGGCGTGGTGCGCGGCCTCCACTCGGGCCCAATCGGCCTCCTCGGGTCCGTCGTCGGGCGGGGGCGTCTGGGAAGGATCGAAGCGGTTCAACGCCTCGAACAAACGCGCGACGAACCAGCGCTGGTAGCGCTCCGGGTAGGCCGACCAGGTGCCGCCTAGCACGATCAGCTCGACCTTGTCCGTGCGATGGCCCATGTCGTGATAGGCGCGCAGGCGATTCCACGCCTGGCGGAAGGGATCGAAGCCGTTCTCCAACGCGCGTTGACAGCCCGGCTCATCCGCCAGATAGCTCTTCGGCATGCGCACATCGTCCGGGCAGAAGATGCAGCGGCCCGGGCACGGGTGGGGCTTCGTCAGCACCGTCACCGGCAGGATCCCCGAGAGCGAACGCGTTGGGCAGGTTCGCAGGCGTTCCGCGAAGGCCGCCTCGGACACGGGCCAGCGGTTCGGCGCCCCCCGAAACGCGCGCAGGATTTCGCGTTTCGAGAAAAAACCGCGCCCATCCTTGGGGTGCCGGCGCAGGATGGCATCGAGCGCACGATCGTCGAGTGGGCCCTCGCCATCCAGGGCGAGCAATTCCCCGATGATCCGGTCGAGGTCGTGCTCTCGTGCCAGCGCCGATAGACTCATCCCGCTCATGTCTCCCGAGACCGTACGCGCCCTACGGGCGATCAACGAGCGATTCTATCGAACCGAGGCGAAGCTGTTCGCCTCGAAGCGAACCCGGCCCTGGGCCGGCATGAAGCGGGTGCTACGCGAGCTCCCGATGCCGCCCAGGAGCGTCCTCGACGTGGGTTGTGGGCACGGCCGGTTTGCAGCGCAGCTCCACGCCATGGGCGAGGCCCCGGAGTACACCGGCGTGGACGGTTCCGCGGCCCTTCTCGAGCTGGCCGCCGCCCGTACGGATGTGCCTGCGCGCTGCCGCTGGCTGGAGGTCGATCTCGAGGAGGAGCCCCCGGCTCTCCCTGAAGGCCCTTTCGACCTGGTCTGCCTCTTCGGCGTCCTCCACCACGTCCCCGGAGAGGCTCGCCGCAGAGCGCTACTTCATTGCCTCGGTGAACGCGTGGCCCCCGGCGGAACCCTGGCCCTCGCCTTCTGGCGCATCCAGGCCGACGGCGTCGAACGCCGCCGACCCTGGGCAGACGCAGGGCTTCGCGACACGGATGTGGAACCCGGCGACCGCCTGCTCTCCTTCGATCGCCGTCCGGACGTCTACCGCTACGCCCACTTCGCCGACGACGCCGAGCTGATGCGCGTCGAGACGACCCCCGGGCTCCCGCTCGCGCTGCGCTTCACATCGGACGGCCCGGGCAAGGCGGCCAATGCCTACTTCCTCTGGCGGCGACCTGAATGAATCCCATCCGACGCCAACTCTCGGGTCCGGAAGAGATTGCCCTCGCCATGGACCGGGACGAACCGATCCGTCTACTCCTCGTCGCTGAAGAAATCTCGGACCCCGCCGCGCGAGCCATCGTCGAACGGGCCCTCGCCCGCGGCATCCCGGTACGTCCGACGAGCGCGCGTTCCTTGTGGCGTCTCGGCAAGACCGATCCGCCCGCCGAAGTTCTCGGCTTGTCCGGCCCGCCTCCCGACGCGAGCCAGGAGGCCGTGCTGGCGGGCGCTGGCTGCGCCTGGCTGTTGGTCGGTCTGGCTTACCCGGGCAACACGGGCTTCGCGATCCGTGCGGCAGAGGTCTCCGGCGCGGACGCCGTCTTCGTCGATGGCGCCCTCCTACACGAAGGGCGCCGGGAGGCCCTGCGCGCCTCGATGCGCGCCGACCGCTTCCTGCCCGTCTTCTGGGAGCCCGCGAAATCCACCATCGCAGCCGCCAAAGCCGCTGGGCGACGAATCGTCGCCATCGAAGATACCGGCGACCGCTCTCCCTGGGAGATCGACCTCACGGGCCCGCTCTTGCTCGTCGTCGGCGGCGAGCGTCACGGCATCCCGCGCGAAATCCAGGACAGCTGTGACGCCATCCTGCGCATCCCCATGCGCGGCTTCATTCCGTCGTACAACCTGCAAGCCGCGATGTCGATCGTCGCCGGCGAGCGTCTGCGTCAGCTGGCCCAGGGGGACGACTAGCTACGCCTAATGATGGTCGTGGCCGCCACCGGCCTCGTGACCCATCCCGCGAACCTCGGCGATTGCGGTGAGCGTCTCGCCACCGTCGAGTTCGAGCACCAACTCCACGCTCTCGCCCACGGCGGGCAACTTCGGCTGGATCAGCATGATGTGCAGCCCCATCGGCGCCAGGGTCACGGCTCCGCCCGCGGGCACCTCGACGGCTGCAACCGGCGTCATCCTGGCGACACCCTCTTCGACCTTGCTTTCGTGCAGCTCTGCTTTCTCGGTAAGCGCTGAATGAACACCCACCAGGCTACGCGCGACGCTGCCATGGTTCGCGAGCGTGAGGTAGGCCGCAGCGTTCGAGCCCGGCGGGGGCTGGCGAACCCAGGCATCGGTCACTGCGAGGTCACCTGCAAATCCCGGGGCTGCGACAGCCAGCATGAGAAACATCCAGAACCAGGGCCGAGTCATCCGCTTCCCTCCTTCAGTGACTGAACGAACTCGAGGGTCTCGAGGAACTCCTCGGGCGCATGCGGCTCATGGAGAACCGCCCGCAGCTGTGCGTCTGGGCCAACCAGGAACACATAGGCCGAGTGCTCGACCAGATAGCCATTCTCGGCTTCTTCGTCGGCCTTGCGATGGAACACCCCGAAGGCACGCGTCAGGGGTTCGATCTCGGAAGGGCTGCCCGTGGCGCCGTCGAACGTGGGATCGAAGAACGCCAGATACTCACGCATCCGCTCCACGGAATCGCGTTCCGGATCGACCGAGACGAACACCACCTTCGGAAACGGCGCTCCAGCCTGGCCGCGCTCCTCGGAAAGACGCCGGGCACCGGCCAGCCCCTGCAACGTGTTGGGACAGACATCCGGGCAATACGTGTAGCCAAAGAAGAGCAGGCTCCAGTGGCCAGCGAGGCGCGAGAGATCGAATCGCTCGCCCTGCTCATCGACCAGCGCGAACTCGGGAATCTCCAGGGGAACGGGCAGGATCGTGCCGGCTTCACCGAGGTCCGGCGCCGCAGACGGAACCTGACTGCTCAGATAGGCGCCGAACGTGACGAGCCCCGTGACCACGAGAGCAACGACCAGGACGACACCCCGGTTCGCCCCCTGCTCAGCAGGGCGCTGCAGATCGTCTCCATCCCGCTCCGTCACGAACGCCTCCGATCACCAGGAAGTCAACCAGCGGGGACGGGGTTACCAATTGACTTTCCGAAGGTAAGTCAATTGGTAACCCCGTCCCCGCTGGTTGACTTCCTGGTGGAGGGTAGCTGCCCTGGGGCTCCTATCTAGCTGGAACGGCTTGGGTTCTTGCCTACCCTCCCCGCCCATGACGGAATCCTCGGCTTCGGGAACCCGCTTCGATCGGGACACCGCCGTTCACGCCCTGGGCGATGATCGCTACAGCATTCGCATCGATCCGAGCTGGTGGATCGTTCGCGGGCCCAACGGCGGATACATCGCCGCACTGCTGGTGAACGCCATGAAGGCCAGCGTGGGCGACCCCAGCCGCGGCCTCCGCTCGCTGACGATCCACTACCTCCGCCCACCTGCCGAGGGCCCGGCGGAGATCCACGCCACGGTCGAACGACAGGGCCGCTCCATGACCACGGTGACCGCCCGCCTCGTCCAGGACGGCAAGCCTCAGGCGCTCGCCGTTGCGGCATTCTCGAAGCCCCGGGAATCCGCCGAACTCCACCACGCCGTGATGCCGGAGGTCGCGCTGCCGGAAGACCTCCCGGAGCGCAACGCTAGTTCGCCGGTGCCGATCCACAGCATGTACGACCAGCGGCCGGCGCTCGGGGCCGGGCCCTGGAGCGAAACCCTCGGCACCCAGGCACTGACCGGCGGCTGGATCCGCCTGGCCGAGCCGCGGGCGATGGACGACACCCTGATCGCCGCCATCGCCGACGCCTGGGCACCGGCCATCTTCGCCGCCGATCTGGCGCGTCCCTCCTTGGGCGTGCCCACCATCGACCTCACCGTCCACGTGCGCACCACCCTGCCCCTGGCCACGATGAAGCCCGACGACCATGTGCTCGTGATCTTCCGCACGCTGGAGGCCCGCGAGGGCTTCCTCGAAGAAGACGGCGAAATCTGGTCCCGGGACGGCACGCTGATCGCCCAATGCCGCCAACTGGCGGTGATGGCGTAGGCGAGGTAAACACAGGGAATCGTGTTGGCGCAGCGCAACAGCTTCTCCCCCTTCTACTTCGGTTGGTTTTTTGGAACCTCCGGGGCGGGGGATTGCTGACGGCGTAGCCAGGCCAGCCAATCTTCGAATTCTAAGCCCCGAGAGAGACCCTCTCGGGGCTTTTTCTTTGCCCATTCCAAAGGAATCGCGCCATGCAGGAACCGCTTCACGATCGAAATCTCGAGAGTCTCCACCGGCTCACCACGCCGGCGAGCCTCCGAGCAGAGTTGCCGGTACCGGAAGCCGTGGGTGTTCAGGTACTCGCCGCCCGCGATGGCGTGCGCGACGTGCTCCACGGCCGGGATCCGGACCGACTCGTGCTCGTGGTCGGCCCGTGCTCCCTGCACGACCGGGACACCAGCCTGGCCTACGCAGAAAAGCTCCGCCGTGCGGCCGATCGCTTCCCGGAGCTTCTGATCGTCATGCGTACCTACTTCGAGAAGCCTCGAACCACGGTCGGCTGGAAGGGGATGATCAGCGATCCGCATCTCGACGGCAGCGGCGACGTCGAAGAAGGCCTGCGCGCTGCAC from bacterium encodes:
- the clpB gene encoding ATP-dependent chaperone ClpB, whose amino-acid sequence is MRLDKLTLKSQEALSEAQSQATARGHSQIASAHLLRELLSQPEGSTIPILQKIGVSLDALQGEVERLLEAMPKVHGGSQPTMSPGLQRILDRAFEEATARKDEYVSTEHLLLAIVHDTQDDCGRLLRESGASREAVEQALESVRGSAPVTDQDPESKYQALAKFGRDLTEISRTGKLDPVIGRDEEIRRVIQVLSRRTKNNPVLIGEPGVGKTAIVEGLAQRIVAGDVPETLNDRRVVSLDIGALIAGSKYRGEFEDRLKAVLREVAESDGQIILFIDELHTIVGAGAAEGAADAANMLKPALARGDLRCVGATTLDEYRKHVEKDAALERRFQPVVVGEPSVEDTVSILRGLKERYEVHHGVRIHDAALVAAASLSHRYISDRFLPDKAIDLMDEAASRVRVQIDSMPEELDQLERKRTQLEIEREALKKESDKVSTERLEKIGGEIAELQDEAGTLKTRWDNEKGAISRVRELKEERETLTAELQRAQRGGDLERAAEIQYGLLLQLDQDVEAEQARLDDLQKEGSVLSEEVTAEEIAEIVSKWTGIPVSKMMEGEQDKLLRMEDGLRNRVVGQDEALEVVSNAVRRARAGLQDPNRPIGSFIFLGPTGVGKTETARALAEFLFDDEQAMIRIDMSEFMEKHSVSRLIGAPPGYVGYDEGGYLTEAVRRRPYSVVLFDEIEKAHPDVFNALLQILDDGRLTDGQGRTVDFRNTVLILTSNLGSQFLVEMDESQRDQMETQVMEALRAHFKPEFLNRVDDVILFHQLQREHIDRIVDIQLERVRALLADRHIELTLTDEAKTLLADKGYDPHYGARPLKRVLQRMIQDPLAMKILEGEFPEGTKIEADARLSGDALEFRQQ
- a CDS encoding Do family serine endopeptidase; this encodes MRMSRTLRWILFGGAAIALLLASGAVQIDINVRDNVARAVEAFDPTENGPALATPALWKEGSGDVAVAPPIGAPPSFADLAERVSPAIVNIQTKKTVGATGRGPRGGLEEFFGMQPLFRGPRQVPSLGTGFVIRTDGYIVTNNHVVADVDEISVHFSDDTVLEAKVVGRDPKTDLALIKVESEVELSALAFGDSDAMRPGDWVVAVGNPFGLEHTVTAGIISAKHRQINRDESRRFDDFLQTDAAINPGNSGGPLLNLKGEVVGINTAINPRANTIGFAVPINLAKTILPQLENKGRVARGYLGVGIQPIDADKKELLDLENLEGALVASVEPGSPAERAGIQRYDVIVEFNGSAVTEMPELPKLVASTPVGSAAEVVVVREGKRKKLDVTLAELDPDEIADAGPGEDEETGTYGLAVQRLTPEIAEQLGLEEAEAGVVVSSVEPTSPAEEAGLRRGDLIVEVNRHPVGGVAEFRKHIGEKKAGAILVVRRGGSEQLVALKPTG
- a CDS encoding SCO family protein — its product is MTERDGDDLQRPAEQGANRGVVLVVALVVTGLVTFGAYLSSQVPSAAPDLGEAGTILPVPLEIPEFALVDEQGERFDLSRLAGHWSLLFFGYTYCPDVCPNTLQGLAGARRLSEERGQAGAPFPKVVFVSVDPERDSVERMREYLAFFDPTFDGATGSPSEIEPLTRAFGVFHRKADEEAENGYLVEHSAYVFLVGPDAQLRAVLHEPHAPEEFLETLEFVQSLKEGSG
- a CDS encoding copper chaperone PCu(A)C, yielding MTRPWFWMFLMLAVAAPGFAGDLAVTDAWVRQPPPGSNAAAYLTLANHGSVARSLVGVHSALTEKAELHESKVEEGVARMTPVAAVEVPAGGAVTLAPMGLHIMLIQPKLPAVGESVELVLELDGGETLTAIAEVRGMGHEAGGGHDHH
- a CDS encoding PDZ domain-containing protein, whose product is GPAVVNITTEQVARRRRSTPFRGDPFFERFFRDFSEPRLRQRAQSLGSGVVIDDARHVLTNEHVVARADVIRVTLADGREFEAELVGADPNNDLAVLRLLTEEDIPWVAPGSSGDLMVGEPVIAIGNPFGLSNTVTTGVVSALNRSLRADDRTYHGFLQTDASINPGNSGGPLLNANGQLVGVNTAIYGGGAQGIGFAIPIDVAKRIVAELITKGEVTPVWLGLDLQDLDPRLSELLALPERTRGAVVSRVRKGGPSAGSGLARSDVITHFDESAVGSARELYDILGRSTPGQNHRLTIQRGGKRHEFSSRAEEVSAETIGNLSVELLGLGLSPDEGHYRVDSVREGSGAARIGFEPGDRILAIGGRVLEDESALRRAVIDMRGQAQTQVVVTRGQRRYHLNVPLS
- a CDS encoding tRNA uridine(34) 5-carboxymethylaminomethyl modification radical SAM/GNAT enzyme Elp3 codes for the protein MSLSALAREHDLDRIIGELLALDGEGPLDDRALDAILRRHPKDGRGFFSKREILRAFRGAPNRWPVSEAAFAERLRTCPTRSLSGILPVTVLTKPHPCPGRCIFCPDDVRMPKSYLADEPGCQRALENGFDPFRQAWNRLRAYHDMGHRTDKVELIVLGGTWSAYPERYQRWFVARLFEALNRFDPSQTPPPDDGPEEADWARVEAAHHANESAGSRCVGLSLETRPDHVTDAEVLRLRRLGATKVQLGLQSLDDSILTANRRGHDVDASRRAMTRLRGVGFKLHAHWMANLYGSSPERDQEDFARLFEDPALCPDELKIYPCSLLETAELMDVYARGGWRPYSHEELVGLLARCLPAVPAWCRVSRVIRDIPSPDIVVGNRKTNLREIVEAHVKEQGGQLAEIRSREVRGGTIDPARLELVTRTYRSGLGEEVFLELATAEGRIAGFARLTLPRVEAPQPELRDRALLREVHIYGNARALGERSEGVAQHAGLGRKLVERAAQLAAESGYPSLAVISAVGTRPWYRRLGFSDGNLYQHKSIVNPVPAR
- a CDS encoding class I SAM-dependent methyltransferase, with the protein product MSPETVRALRAINERFYRTEAKLFASKRTRPWAGMKRVLRELPMPPRSVLDVGCGHGRFAAQLHAMGEAPEYTGVDGSAALLELAAARTDVPARCRWLEVDLEEEPPALPEGPFDLVCLFGVLHHVPGEARRRALLHCLGERVAPGGTLALAFWRIQADGVERRRPWADAGLRDTDVEPGDRLLSFDRRPDVYRYAHFADDAELMRVETTPGLPLALRFTSDGPGKAANAYFLWRRPE
- a CDS encoding thioesterase family protein — translated: MTESSASGTRFDRDTAVHALGDDRYSIRIDPSWWIVRGPNGGYIAALLVNAMKASVGDPSRGLRSLTIHYLRPPAEGPAEIHATVERQGRSMTTVTARLVQDGKPQALAVAAFSKPRESAELHHAVMPEVALPEDLPERNASSPVPIHSMYDQRPALGAGPWSETLGTQALTGGWIRLAEPRAMDDTLIAAIADAWAPAIFAADLARPSLGVPTIDLTVHVRTTLPLATMKPDDHVLVIFRTLEAREGFLEEDGEIWSRDGTLIAQCRQLAVMA